Within Raineyella sp. W15-4, the genomic segment ACGAGCACCAGAAGGGTGGGAGACGTGTCGTAGAGCCAGCCGGTGAGCACCCCACCCAGGAAGGTGGCGGCCCCGAGGATGGCCGCGTAGACCCCGTACGCAGTCGCCCGGCGCCCCGGAGGGACGAGATCGGCGACGGTGGCGCGCAGCGTCGACTCCTGGATGCCGACGGCGGCGCCCCACAGCAGGATTCCGGTCACCGCGGACCACGGGGCGGCGGTGAAGGCCAGCACCGGCGAGACGGCGGCCAGGACCGGCAGGGCCACGAGGGTCCAAGGACCGATGCGGTCGTACAGCCAGCCGGTGGCCAGTGCCGCCAGGGCATCGGCTCCCATCGCGCCGGCGTACGCCACCGGGATCACCGCGGTCGGCATGACGTGCTCACGGACGAGGTGGAAGGACAACAGTCCGAAGGTGGCGAAGCCGACCATGGTGGCGGCGGTGAAGCCGGCATAGATCCAGTACGCGCGCGGGAGGGAGCCCGGTGGGGTGAGGTGGTCGGAGGCCGTCGCCGGCGATCCGGCCGGAGGGTCGGCCTCGTACCGGACCGGGTCGGGGACGCGTCTGCTGAGCCACACCACGAGCGCGACCGACGCTGCTCCGGGGATCGCCAGGACACCGAGTGCCGGCGCATAGTTGTCGCCCGTGACAGCCAGCATCGCTGCGACGAGGAGTGGACCCAGCAGTGCCCCGATCTGATCCAGTGCCTCATGGATGGCGAAGCCCTTGCCGCGGCCGGTGACGGTGGCGGCGTGCGAGACGAGGGTGTCCTTGGCGGGGGATCGTACGGCCTTGCCGACCCGTTCGCCGATCACCAGGAGAGCGGTCGCCCACAGCACACCGGGCAGACCGGTGAGGGGCACCACCGCCGCGGTGACGAGGTAGCCGGCGATCGTCCAGGTCCAGAACCTCCCGCTGCGATCGGCCAGCGGGCCGGAGACGAGCCGGAAGCCGAGCGCGGCGGCTTCACCGACGCCGGTGACGACGCCGACGACGAGACCCGAGGCGCCCAGGCCGGCCAACAACGGCCCGGTGACCGAACGGGCTCCCTCGTAGACGACGTCCATCAGCATGCTGACAACACCGAAGACCATGATGAAGCGCCAGGCAGCCAGCCGGGCAACCCCGCCGGAAGCGGTCCGCGCGGACGAGGTCACAGCACCTGCACCCCCACCCGCGGACGTGGTTGACCATGCTCGTGGTGTGGGGTCACTCGGTGGCCGGCGCCAGCGGTTCGGCGCCAGCGGCGATCAGCAGCTCCTCCAGTGGCCCGGCGATCACCGGGTTGCAGGCGAGGTAGAAGGACTCCCCCGGGCCGGCGCCCCGCAGGCCACTGACATGCGCGCCGGCCTCCAACGCGACGACCGTGCCACCGCCCAGGTCCCAGGGGTGCAGGCCCACCTCGTAGTAGGCGTCGAGGCGCTCGGCGGCGACCGAGCAGATGTCCAGGCTCGCCGCCCCGGCGCGGCGGATGTCGCGTACGGTGCCCAACAGTCGGGTGACGACCCGGGCCTGCGCCATCCGGCGCTCCGGCAGGTAGCCGAATCCGGTGCCGACCAGGGTGCGGGGCAGGTCGACGTCCCGGGAGACGTGCAGCGGACGGCCGTTCAGCCGGGCGCCACCGCCCCGGAACGCCTCCCAGGTCTCCCCGGCGGCCGGGTTGACCACGATCCCGGCCAGCCCGGTCCAGGTCGCCGGATCGGGATCGCCCTCGACGACGGCGACCGACACCGCCCAGGAGGGGATGCCGTACGCGTAGTTGACGGTGCCGTCGATCGGGTCGACCACCCAGGTGAGCCCGGAGGCGGATCCGGCCCGATCGGTCTCCTCGCCCAGGAACCCGTCCTGGGGCCGGGCGCGGGCGATGGCGTCACGGATCGCGGTCTCGACGGCCCGGTCGGCCTCGGTGACGATGTCGGCGACCGAGGACTTGCGGTCGGCGATGGCCACCCCCGCGTCCCGCATCTCCTTGGCCATCCGCGCCCCCTCCTCGGCGACGGTGAGGGCGAGGTGGTGCAGTTCGGTCACGGCTGCGGTGGTCATGTCAGTCACTCCAGGGGGTCGAAGGGGCGTGGGAGGCCGCCGTGCGGCGCC encodes:
- a CDS encoding MFS transporter, which produces MTSSARTASGGVARLAAWRFIMVFGVVSMLMDVVYEGARSVTGPLLAGLGASGLVVGVVTGVGEAAALGFRLVSGPLADRSGRFWTWTIAGYLVTAAVVPLTGLPGVLWATALLVIGERVGKAVRSPAKDTLVSHAATVTGRGKGFAIHEALDQIGALLGPLLVAAMLAVTGDNYAPALGVLAIPGAASVALVVWLSRRVPDPVRYEADPPAGSPATASDHLTPPGSLPRAYWIYAGFTAATMVGFATFGLLSFHLVREHVMPTAVIPVAYAGAMGADALAALATGWLYDRIGPWTLVALPVLAAVSPVLAFTAAPWSAVTGILLWGAAVGIQESTLRATVADLVPPGRRATAYGVYAAILGAATFLGGVLTGWLYDTSPTLLVLVVAGVQVCALLLLLATRPAGLSRSAR
- a CDS encoding inositol monophosphatase family protein, producing MTTAAVTELHHLALTVAEEGARMAKEMRDAGVAIADRKSSVADIVTEADRAVETAIRDAIARARPQDGFLGEETDRAGSASGLTWVVDPIDGTVNYAYGIPSWAVSVAVVEGDPDPATWTGLAGIVVNPAAGETWEAFRGGGARLNGRPLHVSRDVDLPRTLVGTGFGYLPERRMAQARVVTRLLGTVRDIRRAGAASLDICSVAAERLDAYYEVGLHPWDLGGGTVVALEAGAHVSGLRGAGPGESFYLACNPVIAGPLEELLIAAGAEPLAPATE